A single Antechinus flavipes isolate AdamAnt ecotype Samford, QLD, Australia chromosome 5, AdamAnt_v2, whole genome shotgun sequence DNA region contains:
- the LOC127539098 gene encoding vomeronasal type-1 receptor 4-like, with the protein MIPLHVFLGTLFLCQTGIGVLGNSILLSFFIFTHHKLRVTNQIISQLTLANFLSVLSRGIPMTISAFGVTDFLDDTWCKIDFYLERVGRGCSLWSTCLLSGFQAVVISPNTSPWNELKARAPKYIIPSCLFCWVFNLFSEAGVIVGIRGPQRRNTSFGRASDLIFCTWKDPARNFILLTTFRDVFCVGLMICISSYKLILLRKHYQQVQHLYRTSCYPRASPEIRVTGSVLLLVFVFVSFYLINCIFAMYHNFSLYSSRWLVNGSAFCVLCFPTISPFLLISRDGQIARACCAPIDKHKHEPPA; encoded by the coding sequence ATGATTCCACTTCATGTATTTCTAGGGACTCTTTTCCTTTGTCAGACAGGAATTGGAGTTCTGGGGAACTCCATTCTCCTGTCTTTTTTCATCTTCACTCACCATAAGCTGAGGGTCACAAACCAAATCATCAGCCAGCTCACTTTAGCCAACTTCCTTTCTGTGCTCTCCAGGGGGATCCCAATGACAATATCTGCATTTGGGGTGACAGACTTTCTGGACGACACCTGGTgcaaaattgatttttatcttgaGAGAGTCGGCCGGGGTTGTTCTCTCTGGAGCACTTGCCTGCTGAGCGGCTTCCAGGCGGTTGTCATCAGTCCCAACACCTCCCCGTGGAATGAGCTCAAAGCCAGAGCTCCCAAGTACATCATCCCTTCCTGCCTCTTCTGCTGGGTCTTTAACCTTTTCTCAGAAGCTGGCGTTATCGTAGGCATAAGAGGCCCACAGAGAAGGAACACCAGCTTTGGGCGAGCATCTGATCTCATTTTCTGTACCTGGAAAGACCCGGCCAGGAATTTTATACTGTTAACTACCTTCCGAGACGTGTTCTGTGTGGGGCTGATGATATGCATAAGCAGCTACAAGTTAATTCTCTTGAGAAAACACTACCAGCAAGTCCAGCACTTGTACCGGACCAGCTGCTACCCCAGAGCCTCTCCGGAGATCCGGGTGACCGGGTCCGTCCTGCTGCTGGTGTtcgtttttgtttccttttacttAATCAACTGCATCTTTGCCATGTACCACAACTTTTCTCTATATTCCAGCAGGTGGCTGGTGAATGGGTCTGCATTTTGTGTGCTATGTTTCCCAACAATCAGCCCCTTCCTTCTGATCTCCAGAGACGGCCAAATAGCCAGAGCCTGCTGTGCTCCCATAGACAAGCACAAGCATGAGCCTCCTGCTTAA